Proteins from a genomic interval of Panthera tigris isolate Pti1 chromosome A2, P.tigris_Pti1_mat1.1, whole genome shotgun sequence:
- the LOC102961085 gene encoding zinc finger protein 791-like codes for MDSVTFEDVAVNFTLEEWALLDSSQKKLYRDVMRETFRNVASVEKKWKDHDTAYRCKTQGRKTGSPTVGKPCESKEGRQREETISQIPDVNLNKKTPSGVKAPEGRPCGETTGQTPDLSLSTKTPSGVKPCDCGVCGKVFVTHSSLTRHVRSHSGHRPYEYREYEEKPYKCKECGKAFSSRKSVHRHERTHTGEKPYGCQECGKAFTWLTTFRRHVITHTGDGPFKCKDCGKAFSGSTSLRTHERTHTGEKPYQCKQCGKSLRSPLGLRIHERNHSGEKPYECPRCGKALSCPSSFRRHERTHTAEKQYACKQCEKTFSSPLGLRIHERIHSGEKPYECKECGKAFVSLSSIRTHMITHTGDGPYKCKECGKAFICPSSFRSHERTHTGEKPYECKQCGKTFSWPSSFRIHERTHTGEKPYACKECGKTFIYRTTFQGHVRKHTGEKPFKCKECGKAFISPSSVRTHMITHTGDGPYKCKECGKAFNFPSSFRIHERTHTGEKPYECKQCGRAFSCYTSFRTHEKTHTGEKPYECRECGKAFIYRTTFRGHVRMHTGEKPYKCKECGKAFSRPNSFRRHERSHTE; via the exons ATG GACTCAGTGACCTTTGAGGATGTGGCTGTGAACTTCACCCTGGAAGAGTGGGCTTTACTGGATTCTTCACAGAAGAAACTCTATAGAGATGTGATGCGGGAAACCTTCAGAAACGTGGCCTCAGTAG agaaaaagtgGAAGGATCATGACACTGCATACAGGTGCAAAACCCAGGGGAGAAAAACAGG AAGTCCTACGGTAGGCAAACCTTGTGAAAGCAAAGAGGGTCGTCAGCGGGAAGAAACCATCAGCCAGATTCCAGATGTTAATCTGAACAAGAAAACTCCGTCTGGGGTAAAAGCACCTGAAGGTCGTCCGTGTGGAGAAACCACCGGCCAGACTCCAGATCTTAGTCTGAGCACGAAAACTCCTTCTGGGGTAAAACCCTGTGACTGTGGCGTGTGCGGAAAAGTCTTTGTGACTCATTCATCCCTTACTAGGCACGTCAGATCGCACAGTGGACACAGGCCATATGAGTACCGTGAGTACGAAGAGAAGCCATATAAGtgcaaggaatgtgggaaagccttcagttcCCGCAAATCTGTTCACAGACACGAAAGgactcacactggagagaaaccctacgGATGTCAGGAATGCGGGAAGGCTTTCACGTGGCTCACGACTTTTCGAAGACACGTGATCACTCACACGGGAGATGGGCCCTTTAAGTGTAAGGACTGCGGGAAGGCTTTCAGTGGCTCCACGTCGTTGCGGACACATGAAAGGACGCACACCGGGGAGAAACCCTATCAGTGTAAACAGTGTGGCAAGTCCCTCAGGTCCCCGCTAGGCTTGCGAATACACGAAAGGAATCACAGCGGGGAGAAGCCCTACGAGTGTCCGCGGTGCGGAAAAGCCCTCAGTTGCCCCAGCTCCTTTCGAAGACACGAAAGGACTCACACTGCCGAGAAACAGTACGCATGTAAGCAGTGTGAGAAGACCTTCAGTTCTCCGCTGGGTTTGCGAATACATGAAAGAATTCACTCCGGGGAGAAACcgtatgaatgtaaggaatgcgGGAAAGCCTTCGTCTCTCTGTCAAGCATTCGAACGCACATGATCACGCACACCGGCGACGGGCCTTACAAATGCAAGGAATGCGGGAAGGCCTTCATTTGCCCCAGTTCCTTTCGCTCCCACGAAAGGACACACACCGGAGAGAAGCCCTATGAGTGTAAGCAGTGTGGGAAAACCTTCAGTTGGCCCAGTTCCTTTCGAATCCACGAGAGGACtcacacaggggagaaacccTACGCGTGTAAGGAGTGCGGGAAGACCTTCATTTATCGCACCACCTTTCAGGGACACGTGAGAAagcacactggagagaaaccctttAAGTGTAAagagtgtgggaaagccttcattTCTCCCTCGAGCGTTCGAACGCACATGATCACGCACACGGGAGATGGACCTTATAAGTGTAAGGAGTGCGGGAAAGCCTTCAATTTCCCCAGTTCCTTTCGCATCCATGAAAGGACTCACACGGGAGAGAAGCCCTACGAGTGTAAACAGTGTGGAAGAGCCTTCAGTTGTTACACCTCCTTccggacacatgaaaaaactcACAccggagagaaaccctatgagtgTAGGGAATGCGGGAAAGCCTTCATTTATCGCACTACCTTTCGAGGACACGTGAGAATGCACACGGGAGAGAAACCCTACAAATGTAAAGAATGCGGGAAAGCCTTCAGTCGTCCCAATTCCTTTCGAAGGCATGAAAGATCTCACACCGAGTAG